One stretch of Priestia megaterium DNA includes these proteins:
- a CDS encoding glycosyltransferase family 2 protein translates to MIKIDSYKYYYNPEDGKYYIRKKKNSPHSLKKLKDKLNKSKDKKDRKDKTRKGNKGNRSDDATNKVNKSHDKANTANETNKSHDKANTANETNKSHNKANTANETNKSHDRANTVNEMNKPHDRANTVNEMNKPHDRANTVNEMNKFHDKAETANEMNKLDEKMSKVDQTDHSLYKMSIKNNHKHPIKVSIIMPTYNKYHQTSLSLYGLSKQTFSHAEYEVILVDDASSDNTSDILKEVDVPFKFKYIQMKQNKGRSSVRNIGINHAEGDLLIFLDGEMLAPPSFIENHYKHHMHESNLVVTGAMHYEGVYTFIMPDYNEDQMAHLKELVNNDAEYRRLYENYEQTKQHSNGPCPLVTKEDIDTNRFQRLSFPNRYFLNSGLKHFGERLEGFTLPYIAFLSGNVSVRKAQLKKSGYFDETFVGYGAEDWELGYRLYKNGVQFVLDPSTVAYHQEHGISKRKVKEQWGNHYRFVKKHPNIDVLILSLEWKELPFMHMHQTLVEYNQLEERFPDEYNELKHAFRVMLFRIIEYLNNGQPVTKLYDLPGGSEERIKIHQQFETLRPRGFDYLASSFEQIYYL, encoded by the coding sequence ATGATTAAAATAGACTCGTATAAATACTACTACAACCCTGAAGATGGAAAGTATTATATTAGAAAGAAAAAAAATAGTCCACATTCCTTAAAAAAGCTCAAAGACAAACTTAATAAGTCAAAGGATAAAAAGGATAGAAAAGATAAAACACGTAAAGGGAATAAAGGGAATAGGTCAGACGATGCAACTAATAAAGTGAATAAATCCCACGACAAAGCTAATACAGCGAATGAAACGAATAAATCCCACGACAAAGCTAATACAGCGAATGAAACGAATAAATCCCACAACAAAGCTAATACAGCGAATGAAACGAATAAATCCCACGACAGAGCTAACACAGTGAATGAAATGAATAAACCCCACGACAGAGCTAACACAGTGAATGAAATGAATAAACCCCACGACAGAGCTAACACAGTGAATGAAATGAATAAATTCCATGACAAAGCTGAAACAGCGAATGAAATGAATAAATTAGATGAAAAAATGAGTAAAGTTGATCAAACAGACCATTCATTATATAAAATGAGCATAAAAAATAATCACAAACATCCTATTAAAGTTAGTATCATTATGCCCACTTATAATAAATATCATCAAACTTCTCTTTCACTTTACGGTTTATCAAAACAAACGTTTTCCCACGCTGAGTATGAAGTCATTCTAGTAGATGATGCTTCTTCTGATAACACTTCTGATATTTTAAAAGAAGTGGATGTCCCGTTCAAATTTAAATATATTCAAATGAAACAAAATAAAGGGCGTTCCTCAGTACGTAATATAGGAATTAATCATGCTGAAGGAGATCTTTTAATCTTTTTAGATGGAGAAATGCTAGCTCCTCCTTCTTTTATTGAAAATCATTATAAACATCATATGCACGAATCAAATCTTGTGGTTACCGGAGCCATGCATTATGAGGGAGTCTACACGTTTATTATGCCAGACTATAATGAAGATCAAATGGCTCATTTAAAAGAACTAGTAAATAACGATGCTGAGTATAGAAGATTGTATGAAAACTATGAGCAGACGAAGCAGCATTCAAATGGTCCTTGCCCTCTTGTAACAAAAGAAGATATTGATACAAACCGTTTTCAGCGTTTATCATTTCCTAATCGCTATTTCCTTAACAGCGGGCTAAAACATTTCGGAGAGCGACTTGAGGGATTTACGCTACCTTATATTGCATTTTTAAGTGGAAATGTATCAGTAAGAAAAGCGCAATTAAAGAAATCCGGCTATTTTGATGAGACTTTTGTCGGCTACGGGGCAGAAGACTGGGAACTTGGATATCGATTGTATAAAAATGGCGTGCAGTTTGTTTTAGATCCCTCTACAGTTGCTTATCATCAAGAACATGGGATATCTAAGCGGAAAGTGAAAGAACAATGGGGTAATCACTATCGTTTTGTGAAAAAACATCCAAATATAGACGTTCTTATTCTATCTCTTGAATGGAAAGAGCTTCCGTTTATGCATATGCATCAAACACTAGTTGAATATAACCAACTGGAGGAACGTTTTCCTGACGAATATAATGAACTTAAACATGCTTTTCGCGTCATGCTTTTTAGAATTATTGAATATTTAAATAATGGACAGCCTGTGACGAAACTTTACGATCTTCCTGGAGGCTCAGAGGAAAGAATAAAAATTCATCAGCAGTTTGAAACGCTGCGTCCTCGCGGATTTGACTACTTGGCGAGTTCTTTTGAACAAATCTATTACCTTTAG